The genomic segment GGTCCCTTAAGCAAAGCCAGTCTGCTCCTGAGAAACCCAGCTCACCTCCCGGAACCTGGTGGAAGATGCTCCTCTCCTCAGCCAGCAGTTGTGCCTGCAGCCTGGTGGCCGCACGGGCTCACAGGACACCTGCATGAACCGGAGACAGAGTTCACGCTGTTCCTGGTTGCTCTGGACTCTCCGTCCTCTCTACAGGCAAAGCAGCTCCGAGCCCTCCTGAGTATTTCTTGAGTCCTAATGTAGTGCGTTGTGCTCAGCACTGGGGTAATACTGCCCAGTGCTGCCTGTTGAGAAGGGTCAGGGTGAGCCCAGGATAGCTGAGCTGCGCCGGGTCTGTGTGCTCTTCTGCAGGCAGGCGGTCAAGCCCCCCGGGCTGCTGCCGGCCTTAGTTGGCTGAGCTGATGTTTGTGACGCGGCCACAAGGATGAGCAGGTAGCACTCGCTTAAGAGGTGGACACTGCTGTTCGTGCAGAGGGCCAGTGAGGCCACAGTCAGAGGCACCTGCCGTCACCCCAGCTGCTCACCCAGGGAAGACACTTCAGCTTGGCTGGAAGGACGGCCCAGGGCAGTGGTATTCTTACCACCTGGGACTCTGTTCTGGCACAGTGTTCCTTTTTCAGGTTTTCATCcttaatttttatgctttttaaaacatatttaattctggggtgcctgggtagctcagtccgtggagcatcctgctcttggttttgactcaggtggtggtctcagggttgtgggattgagctccatgtctggctctgcactcagcagggtgtctgcttgtgactccctctctctcagccctccccctgcttgtgcacacacgtgttctctctctctctcccggaataagatctttaaagaaaatagaaagtaataaaatatatgtagttcTGATGTGGGTCAGCGGGGAGTGTTTCTTATCACCATAAAACAAGTTGCATGTTCCCACATCTAACACATGAGTTCGTAACTTCAGGGTTCTCTTTTTCAGCTTTTGAAATGACATTAACAGAGGGAAACAAGCTGGAGAAGAAGCTCTTCTATTCAACTTTCGCTACCGTGAGTAAACATTCAGTGGAGACACACATGGTCCAGCCGTAGAAATCACTGGGAATTTCCTTGTAGGTTTTTTCATTAAATACCATTTCTCTTTGGTCAAACTGTTCGCTTTCCCTATAGCTGGATCCGATGTGTCCTGTCCACGAGCATGATTTTTGCAAATGAGTACAGTGTGTAGAAGTTCATAAGTGTGAAGGGTGACTTCCTATTACAAAAGGTCTGATGAATCACACCTTTAAACAGCAAGCTCCTGTATTTAAATGCAATGCATCTGCCCATAATTTTCTACATCGTTCCAGTTACTTGGAATGGAGTTCGAATGTATTCTAATACTGCAGTCTGAAGCTTCAGATCAATGTTTTCTAGGATTTGACAGTCACTGAAAGGGAGTCCTTCTTGTAAGTCATTAAAACCCATCTCTCAGTATTGGAAAGTCATGTATAGGTGTTTTATGAAAGAGAGATTAGAAATGACTTTGGCTCTTGAGGAAGTGAAGGTGTGCGTGTGTACCTGTGCGCACACGCAGGTGATTGAGTGAGTGAATGACCCAAACAGGTGCATCTGACGTTCTCTGTGGGTGAGAGTTTATTTGACACAAAAATTAGTGGTTCCTGAATGATCACACCTAGGGGCTTGGGGGGGGTGGCATATAAAAATGCCATTTCCAGGCCAACCCTAAGTGGTCAGGGAATCCAGGCCATTCCCAGGTTTCCAGGTAGTCCTGATGCAGGACCCTCCCTCCCTGAGCTCCTCCACTCTGGAAATCCCAGTTTCAGAGGAACCCGCAGACTGTGAGCAAACCACAGGGACACGCAGAGCCCCACGCCTTGACTCCGTAGGAAAACGTGAACGTCCATCCCTGCCTGTTTTCCCTTTCCCACAGGAAGACCGGAAAGAAGGGATGACTGCGTTtgtggaaaagagaaaggccAGCTTCAAAGACCAGTGAGCGCCTCCACCTCTGCCTAGAACCCTCTACTTAAAGACAAATTAGAGTCTGACTGTCTTAGAAGCAAGTAAATCCTTCTTTTATAAAGGGCTGTGTCGATGACACACAGTTTATCTCTGATGCTTGGGGCTCTCGCTCCTGTGTGGTAGGCAGTCTTCACCCAGCGGCCATGAGAATCCGTATCTGGAGCATGTTCACACTCTTGACTGACCATATTCTTCTTACAAATtatgaggggagcctgggtggcacagtcgggtAAGTGACTGACTGTCGGCTCAGGTCAgcggatgaagccccacatcgggctctgtgctcagcggggagtcttcttcagattccctctccttcagcccctcccccacttgtgtgcgtgtgctcgctcgcgctctctcaaatcaataaaaatcttttttaaaattctgctcatGAGCCTTTGGTGATGTGTTTAAGTTTTTACTCGATTTCAGGAACTGAGAGATACTTGGATGGCAAGCACTCACTTTGTACAGTGAGCTGCGTTCGGGTGGAAGCAAGTCCCCTGCTGGGCCGCTGTGCAGTCTCACGGCCGTGAGCGTGACCACTCAGAGGGCGGGTGCTCCCGACTACGCGGCAGATGGGAATCCCATTGTGCCTCTCTGGAGGCAAGTGCCATGTCACTCTTCAGGCTTGTTTTGTCATTGTGTGTGACCTCAGTCAAACAGAAGAGAAGTCACCTGGCACACTCCCAGGGTAACCACTGTTAACAGGTATGTAGCTTTCTAGATGCTTCTGTGAACACGTGTGCAGACACGGGGATAgcagttttcttataaaaatggaattgtgCATCCACACTTCGGCACAGCGCACTGACCGGTCCCACAGGCGCACCCTCTTCTGTTTAAATTGTGGTAAAGTCTAGGAAACATAAAGCTTACcatctcaaccatttttaagtctGCAGCTCAGAGGCACTGAGCATAGTGACAGTTTGCAGCCGTCCCCACCGTCCCATCTCCGCGCTGCTTTGTCCTCCCAAACAGAGACTGTCCCCGACAAATGCTAACCCTCGTCGtcgtccccccccccctccccccggcgcCGTCTCGGCTACCTTCCTTCTGTATCTGTGAATTCAGCATTTCCGAGCTCCATCAGGTTATAGCAGGTCCTCAAGCTTGCTTGCTTCTCATTGCTCGGTATTATTCCTGTGAGTGTTCTGCTCGATGGCCCTGAAATACGTGATGATACAGGAATGTCGCTTACTTACCCATGGTGTTGGATGTTTAGGCTCCAGTTTCTTGTTATCAGGACTGTCATGGATAACACTGCAGTGACCATTCTGTGCGTGAATCCTTGCACTGCGGTGCAAGCATGCCTGTAAGATTTCGAGAACTGAGCCTGCGGTGGGGACCTGCCCACTCTGCCCCATCAGCAGCAGTCGACAGGGCCCCTCTTCTGGTGCTTGTCAGTCTGCAAGATTGGTGTTAGGACTGCTTGCATCCAAATCCCTAGGGTGCTTGCTTAAATGCACATGCCCAGACCTGGATCAGAACTATGGGAGGCCCTGGAATGCATGGTCTCCAAGGCATCCTGGTGCCCAGCAGAACTGTGTTCGGGGCCGTAACACTGAGTGCCATTTGCTGTGGGAGACAGAATTTCCACAGCAAGCTTCCTCTGCTGGCTTCAGACTGGTGGGCCAGCTGCGTCCCCCAGATCACACCTCACAGGGCACTGGGTGACCAAGGGACCCCAGTTACAGGAAGCCACCTCTGCCCCACCAAACATCTGCCACTGAATTCGTGGGTCAGCTAGGCACGGTGCTCTAGACCCTCCATCTCTCCAGGCCATTGAGTAAAAGTCCTGAGCATGGGTCAGAGACCGTTCTACTGCTTGGGAGGGCTACATGGGTGAAGGGGGCTGTTGCTGTCCCAGGGTGGGGCCCCAGCCTCAAAACCTCAGACCCTCTGAGGTGAGGTCAGGACATGGGCTTCTCTCCAGGTGGGCGCTGGGCACCATGAGGACCCAGCTGGCCCTTGGCGCTGGGCATGCAACAGAGCACCTACAGGTTAGCTGATGGCCCCACGTGAGGGGGTGAGGCCCTGCTGGCTGCCATGCAGCTCCCATCCCTCACCCCATCAGTCTTGCTCTATGGACACGGCCCCAGCTCTCAGTGGAGGTGTGCCCATGGCACTGCGGGATGGCAGATGGAGTGTTGCCACCgtttttggaaaacagttctgCTACACGTTCAACCAGGATTGGGCCCTGGAACCACCATCCTGACCCAGCCCTGGACACAGAGGCTGTGGGGTGCACTTCGGTGGGGGGGGTATCTTCCAGCAGGGAGGTGGTGGCACCCTGAACAGGAAAGCACAGTATGGTTCGTGGTCCCAGCATCCCAGATCCCAGGTCTCCAGGGACAAGGGTCAAGCAGGCAGGGGACTCTGGCCGGCTGAAGGCAAGGTGCTCCCTCTGTTCAAGGGGATGAGGTGTGGAtccattccccacccctcccagcctggACACCCCAtcttggtggggtgggggcgggaaggTCCAGTCCTGAGGAGGACCAGCAGCTGGGACCCTGGGTAAGAAGAGGTCGGGTCACTGCTGTCCTGGGATGGGACACTGCACCCCATCAGGTACCTGAGGGGTGTCAGCAGGTTGACGCCTGGGAGACAAGGTGGGGACCCCCCAATAAGGTGCTCCCAGCACACCAGCTTGGCCCGGAGGCCGCTCCTGCCTGCCCTCTAGGGTCCCCTGTAGGGTCCCCTCCAGGGCAGGCCCGTGGGCGCCCTTGTGAAGAATGTTGGTTGAAGAAGTCGTACGGCTCTGGCCACCCGCCCTCCCAGGGACCCagcgggctggggtgggggtgggggtgggggtcagcaaGGCCTGGGGAGCGGAAcggaagggggatggggaggccGCGAGGGGCGGCAGCGGGAAGCTCGGGCCTGGGGTCCGGCGAGGGACGCGAGGCCCCGGAACACGCTGCGGGGCTGGGCCGGGTgtcgcccccgcccccggcagcACGCGCACGCCGCAGTCCTCCGTGCGTCCAGCCCTTCGGGGCGCCGCGGGGGGACCCTCCCCATCGCCCGGTCgtgcccccactcctgccccgCCCCTTCCGCCGAGGCCACGCCCCTCCACTGCAGGCCGCGCGGTCATGGTGGTGCTAAAGGGCGTCCCGGCGCTGCTGTCCCCTGAGCTGCTCTACGCCCTGGCGCGGATGGGGCACGGAGACGAGATCGGTGAGGGGCGGGGACAGGGCCCCCGCCACCCCAGGCCCCGCAGGGGTCCTGACCCAGGCTGTGCCCCCGGCCGGGAGGCGACCACTCCCCAGGCCCGGGAAGAGCCGGGTCCTGGGGTGGAGGCATTGCTTTGGCCGCCCCGTCCCACTTCCCAGTAGGACACCCCCGCAACCCCACATTCTTTAGGAAACAGGCCCGGTTGGTGGCCCAAGCCCCTGCCCAGACTTGGTCGCCCCCAGGCGGTCATGAGGACGGTGGCCCTTGGTCCAGGCGGGGCTGTGTCGGCAGgtccggcccctcccccagcccggcTTTCTGGGGGCCCCGGGACCAGTGTGCCGCTCATTCTCCAGACCCCCTCCCAGACGGCCCACGAGGGGCCACACCGCTTTCTTTGGGGCGGTTTGTCTTTTCCTGGAGCCGTGGACCTGGGGCGGGGGCTGCGCGGCCGGACGCcggggcgggctgggggcggTGGCGCCCCTAGGGGATggaggcggcgggggggggggggggggtccaaaCCCCGCCCTCGTAGCCCCTGCAGCTCCTCCTGCACTTGGAAACTTCCTCTCGCCGCCCCCACCTCTGACGAGAGGGGTCGACGGGTCGGGGAGGGCAGTGGGCGTGGCCTGCCGTCGGACAGGTGACCCACCCGGTGGGAAGGTGGGCTGCGCGGACCCGCGGACCCACCGGGGGATGTTTAACCGGGTTGGATGGCTGTTCAGTTTTTGCAGACGTGAACTTCCCCACCTCCCCGTGTGGCCCGGAGGAGATCCGCGCTGACGGTGAGCAGGCCGCCTCCGGCAGAGTGGGGTTAGGGTGGGTAGGCCGCAAAGTGCTGCggctctgccccatccccacttATTCCCCAGCACCCCCCAGTGACCCAGGAAATCCCAGTGCCAGGACCCGCAGAGACCCTTTTCCACCCCAAGGCCCCAGACGTGACCCTGGGCCTCCTGCTCCATCTCAGATACCTCTCGGTAACTTCTTgccagtggggaaactgaggcccaatgCCTTGTTGGCTGGCTGAGCGCTGgtgcacccctgcccccccacagCCCAGGTCCGTGTTCAGCTTTTACTCTGCTATAGAAATCCCACTACCGGTGACCTGACACGGGCTCCAGGTGCCCCCATGCTCTGTCTCTGAGACCCTCTGACCCTCAGGGGTGGGCCACAGGCTTGGCTGGGAGGGGCCTGGAGTCAGGTCCCCGAGGTGATGGTAGTAGCAGAGTTAGTACCAAGAGTAAGGGGGTGGCGGGTGTGAGGACACCAGCGTCCCCCTGTCCTATCCTGCCTGGGCTGGCAGTGGGCTCAGCCTGGGCCTGACTGTCTCCCCACCCTTAGCAATGCTCTGAGAGGGGACACAACTCTCCCTGCAAAATTGAGGCCACTGAGGCATAAAGATGTGAAGTGTAGGGTAAACCAGCCCCTCTGGACAGAGCAGGCCAGTGGTCTGAGGCCTGTCCAGTGGGCTGCTGGCTCTGGGCCCAGTGGCCTTGTCTTCCACCCTCTGCTGAGGGACATGAGCCAGCCATGCCTCAGTTTACACTGTGGGCCAGATGACCAACATGCTCTCCCCCTCAAGGAGAATGGGACAAGGTGAGCCACGGGAAAGGCCAGAATGCTGGAAGATAAGGAGTGGCCAAGCTTCCGAGTGACCCGCACGCCCTGCGAGTTAGTGGAAACAAGCAGTTAGGGGTCAGAGCCAGGTATGCAGACAAATCTAaccacagagaaaagcagagaaaaaggtgaaagaaaatgCACCCGGGATAGCAGGGTTTCCCACCTGCAGGCTAATAAGATTACAGCCGATTCTTTCTTGTCACCAGCTCCGTATTTCCCCATTTTGTACAACCAGCTTCACAGGAGAGCAGGGACCTTGGAGACCCGTGCGCAGGTTTCGGGACAGCCTGGGGCAGAACAGCCTCTTCCCAGACCCCACTGTCCTCACCACAGGATAAAGGTGGCAACCCAGGGGTCGTCTGGGGGAACTGGGGTCAGGGAGGtggcccaggtgcccctctggtgGATGAGTGTTTGAGGTCACCACCAATAACCTGTGTAGTGCAGACTGAAGGGCAGGGTGAGCCCAGAGCCAGGATGGTCACAGGTGCTGTGGCAGGCAGAAGCCAGCGTGACCCCAATAAGTGTCACCAGGCAGGCAGCAGGGGCCTGCATCCGTGGCTGTCCCAGGCCCAACACCATCCCTGCTGGCCGGCTTCGTGAGCCCAGGGTAAAAGGCCCAGAGGGCAGGTGGCACATTCGGTGGCTGGGTGGCAGAGGGCTGCAGTCTGAGGCcggcccctgccccaggcctgggcaCCCCCCCGCTCCTGGAGGCCGTGGTGAGGGTGCTGCCGCGGGACACCTCCGTGGAGAGCCCGGCGAGTGCCTGGCGCCACACTGCCCCCGTCCCTGCTCTGgtccttgctttcttctttgtcaGACCTCAGAGGACCCACTTGCCTtgaagggtggggggggaggacaTGTATCCCCAAAGGGCCCTGAGCCTGATCAGAGGACCCCTAAACTGGCACCCAGTGTGGGGGCTGGAAGTGCCCACGGCAGCTGGACGGATAGCGCACAAGCCGACCCCCTCTGTCCCTAGGCTGCTGTCATGGAGCTGGTGCCCAGCGACAGGAAGACAGGCCTTCAGACTCCAGTGTGGAGGAGCTACCAGTCCATCCTGTCTGAGGCTGGCTGCACGGTGAGGCTGCGGCCCCCACCAGGGAAGCACTCAGGGACCCTCTGCACCTCCTTGGAGGCCGGGGAGGAGTAAAAGACAGGGGCCCCAAATCCACCCTACAGTTGTGGCCCACTTGCTCACCCTCCACAGAAGAGTGACCCTGGGGCTGTGGCTGTCCCCTGCCCCCGGCCTCCCACCTCTCAGGTCAGGGACCCTGTCGTGGCCTCTggcccctcacccaccccagCCTGTGTGAGTGGAGCCAGGGGCAAGTGGGGCACCCCTGGCCCCTGTCTTGTGGTCAGAGGCCTGGCCTAATGCTGTGTCACCCCCACATTGTGAGGGGATGAATCTGTCCCCCCAGGACCTCCCACCGGCACATCTTGGGCAGGACCCACCTGAGGAAAGGCTGCCTGGGACTCCTATCCTAGGCAGGGGCCCTCCTGCCTTCAGGCCAACTCCAGGAGACACAAGGGCCCCAGGCAGCTGGCCACCACAGCCCCCCATGTCCCTGCCTGTCCAGTCCTCACAGCTCAGAGGCTGAGCATCCTTGGGACCTCAGCCAGGAGAGCCAGAGACATGAAGCTCAGAGTGGCCATGTCTCCTCATGCCCCTGGCACCTGCTTGGGCCCTGAGGGTTTC from the Halichoerus grypus chromosome 7, mHalGry1.hap1.1, whole genome shotgun sequence genome contains:
- the FUOM gene encoding fucose mutarotase → MVVLKGVPALLSPELLYALARMGHGDEIVFADVNFPTSPCGPEEIRADGLGTPPLLEAVVRVLPRDTSVESPAAVMELVPSDRKTGLQTPVWRSYQSILSEAGCTSSLAKIERFEFYARAKKAFAVVATG